The Croceicoccus marinus genome contains a region encoding:
- a CDS encoding murein transglycosylase A: MVLRRWAAAMAGVSLLAACAAPPPEPVPPPTADRAADARLESGAAVSTMALEPGDAAAALSSFVESCPRLLARDDASGLTRAEDWRTACDAARVWPAASARDFFAGYFESVEVAGGDGFLTGYFEPQIAGVRDRTPGFDVPVYAMPADLVRQPGYAGEGRAPLGRVAEDGGFVPYHVRAGIVSGALDGKAEVIGWAADPIDFFFLQIQGSGQLRAPDGSVMRIGYAGQNGREYVAIGRILRERGVFQPGEATMQGIVDWLRANPAEADEVMNANKSWVFFRELTGDGPLGALDVPVRPHASVAADPRFVPLGAPVVIDAADDEADGIWIAQDTGGAIKGANRLDTFWGAGDRAKAIAGGMSSDAAITLLLPRGTLARLRAGDR, encoded by the coding sequence ATGGTGCTGCGCAGATGGGCCGCCGCGATGGCGGGCGTATCGCTGCTGGCGGCCTGCGCCGCGCCACCGCCCGAACCGGTTCCGCCCCCCACTGCCGACCGTGCCGCCGATGCGCGGCTTGAATCCGGCGCCGCGGTCAGCACCATGGCGCTGGAGCCGGGTGATGCCGCCGCGGCGCTGTCCTCTTTCGTCGAAAGCTGTCCCAGGCTGCTCGCGCGCGACGATGCGAGCGGGCTGACCCGCGCCGAGGACTGGCGCACCGCTTGCGATGCCGCGCGGGTCTGGCCCGCTGCCTCGGCACGCGATTTCTTCGCGGGCTATTTCGAAAGCGTCGAGGTTGCAGGCGGCGACGGGTTCCTGACCGGCTATTTCGAACCGCAGATCGCGGGTGTGCGCGATAGGACACCCGGCTTCGACGTGCCGGTCTATGCCATGCCCGCCGACCTGGTGCGCCAGCCCGGTTACGCTGGCGAAGGGCGTGCCCCGCTGGGCCGCGTGGCCGAGGATGGCGGCTTTGTTCCCTATCACGTACGCGCCGGGATCGTTTCTGGCGCGCTGGACGGCAAGGCCGAGGTGATCGGCTGGGCCGCCGATCCGATCGACTTCTTCTTCCTGCAGATCCAGGGTTCCGGCCAGCTGCGCGCGCCCGACGGCAGCGTGATGCGAATCGGCTATGCCGGGCAGAACGGGCGCGAATATGTCGCCATCGGCCGCATCCTGCGCGAACGCGGCGTGTTCCAGCCGGGCGAGGCGACCATGCAGGGCATCGTCGACTGGCTGCGCGCCAATCCCGCCGAGGCCGACGAGGTCATGAATGCCAACAAGAGCTGGGTGTTCTTCCGCGAGCTGACCGGCGACGGGCCGCTGGGCGCCCTGGATGTGCCGGTGCGTCCGCATGCCAGTGTCGCCGCCGATCCGCGCTTCGTGCCGCTGGGCGCGCCGGTCGTCATCGATGCCGCCGACGACGAGGCCGATGGCATCTGGATTGCGCAGGACACGGGCGGCGCGATCAAGGGCGCGAATCGGCTCGACACTTTCTGGGGGGCGGGCGACCGGGCAAAGGCCATTGCGGGCGGCATGTCGAGCGATGCGGCGATCACGCTGCTGCTGCCGCGCGGCACACTGGCGCGGCTGCGCGCCGGCGACCGGTGA
- a CDS encoding Tim44/TimA family putative adaptor protein: MIVEIVILAMIAAFLGLRLYSVLGRRAEHEEEMLGRMPHTPEAQAPAPRSQQQGDANTAEDRQVPGLERALAGIPLGAQRAVREIAGADRRFTPVGFIEGAKSAYAMILEAFWSGDRETLNELCDDDVYASFVAAIDAREAAGESVENRLIRIEEAEIVGADFDAPMARITVRFAADIAALTKDRDGNMIAGSLDDAIQSRDVWTFSRKVNATRPDWLLDETDEG, from the coding sequence GTGATCGTCGAAATCGTCATACTCGCCATGATCGCCGCCTTTCTGGGCCTGCGTCTCTATTCCGTCCTCGGCCGCCGTGCCGAGCATGAGGAGGAGATGCTGGGGCGCATGCCGCATACCCCCGAGGCGCAGGCACCGGCTCCGCGCTCGCAGCAGCAGGGCGATGCCAATACCGCCGAAGATCGGCAGGTTCCGGGGCTTGAGCGCGCCCTTGCGGGCATTCCGCTGGGCGCCCAGCGCGCGGTGCGCGAGATTGCCGGCGCCGATCGCCGCTTCACCCCGGTCGGCTTCATCGAGGGGGCGAAAAGCGCCTATGCGATGATCCTCGAGGCATTCTGGAGCGGCGACCGCGAGACGCTGAACGAGCTGTGCGACGACGATGTCTATGCCAGCTTCGTCGCCGCCATCGACGCGCGCGAGGCTGCCGGCGAATCGGTCGAGAACCGCCTGATTCGCATCGAGGAGGCCGAGATCGTGGGCGCGGATTTCGATGCGCCGATGGCGCGCATCACCGTGCGCTTCGCCGCCGACATCGCGGCGCTGACCAAGGACCGCGACGGCAACATGATCGCGGGTTCACTCGACGATGCGATCCAGTCGCGCGACGTGTGGACCTTCAGCCGCAAGGTCAATGCGACGCGGCCCGACTGGCTGCTCGACGAAACCGACGAAGGCTGA
- the trpS gene encoding tryptophan--tRNA ligase, whose protein sequence is MRIVSGIQPTGSLHLGNYLGAIRNWVRMQDEAAAAGHDCFFFLADLHAISMPHDPAALKAGTRTMAAALTACGIDDAKSVLFNQAQVPAHAELQWLLNGTARMGWLNRMTQFKDKSGKNREGASAALFTYPVLQAADVLLYQTTHVPVGEDQKQHLELARDIAQKFNNDFCTDNAPLFTLPEPIIPRDAARIMSLRDGTSKMSKSDPSDMSRINLSDDADTVMKKVKKAKTDPAPLPTEPAGLEGRPEALNLVAIYAALTDGTVAGVLSDFGGEGFGKFKPALGELLVEHLRPVTERFNALKDDDEQIDAILARGGARAREVAAPTLAGAYDALGLLR, encoded by the coding sequence ATGCGTATCGTCTCGGGCATCCAGCCCACCGGCAGTCTCCACCTCGGCAATTATCTGGGCGCGATCCGCAACTGGGTGCGCATGCAGGACGAGGCGGCGGCGGCGGGGCATGACTGCTTCTTCTTCCTGGCCGACCTGCACGCGATCTCGATGCCGCACGATCCCGCCGCGCTGAAGGCCGGTACGCGCACGATGGCCGCCGCGCTGACCGCCTGCGGCATCGACGATGCGAAATCGGTCCTGTTCAACCAGGCGCAGGTCCCCGCACATGCCGAGCTGCAATGGCTGCTCAACGGCACCGCCCGCATGGGCTGGCTGAACCGGATGACGCAGTTCAAGGACAAGTCGGGCAAGAACCGCGAAGGGGCGAGCGCGGCGCTGTTCACCTATCCGGTGCTGCAGGCTGCCGACGTGCTGCTGTACCAGACCACCCATGTCCCGGTGGGCGAGGACCAGAAGCAGCACCTGGAACTGGCGCGCGACATCGCGCAGAAGTTCAACAACGACTTCTGCACCGACAACGCGCCCTTGTTCACCCTGCCCGAACCGATCATCCCCCGCGACGCGGCCCGCATCATGAGCCTGCGCGACGGCACCTCGAAGATGAGCAAGTCGGACCCTTCGGACATGAGCCGGATCAACCTGTCGGACGATGCCGACACGGTAATGAAGAAGGTGAAGAAGGCCAAGACCGACCCCGCGCCCCTTCCGACCGAACCCGCGGGGCTGGAAGGGCGGCCCGAGGCGCTGAACCTGGTCGCGATCTATGCGGCGCTGACCGACGGCACCGTCGCGGGCGTCTTGTCCGACTTCGGCGGTGAGGGGTTCGGCAAGTTCAAGCCCGCGCTGGGCGAACTGCTGGTCGAACATCTGCGCCCGGTGACCGAGCGATTCAATGCGCTGAAGGACGACGACGAACAGATCGACGCCATACTGGCGCGCGGCGGGGCGCGTGCGCGCGAAGTCGCTGCGCCGACTCTGGCGGGCGCCTATGACGCACTGGGATTACTTCGCTAA
- the murJ gene encoding murein biosynthesis integral membrane protein MurJ, whose product MSLVRNVGTIGGLTALSRVFGFARDMLLARVLGAGAAADAFQLAFILPNTFRRLFAEGAFSVAFVPMYSHRLHSEEGEAAANRFANDTLSVFVWVLLGFSALAMLAMPGIVWLLAREYQEVPDKFELSVDLAQITFPYLALVSLVAMLSGLLNAKSRFAPGAFVPVLLNIVLISGLGAGYYIGHTGGSEADIATALAISVPVAGVVQLAYMAWAVRKAGVTLKITRPHFTPEVKRLGMLILPATFGAGIYQISQFVDTFFATSLPQGSLTLLKLADRLNQMPLGIVGIALGTAILPMLARHIQTGDTREAQRLQANAVEMATLLTLPAAVALAICAPAFTTAFFVGGRMTPTDGLIMGQIVMALVAGLPSYVLVKVFQPAFFSRSDTKTPVWIAAGALVINIAINFYVVPRYGIVGLAAATAITSTLNVLTLYTILQMRGWFHFTAKLGGRIARQLVASAVMGAVLWYLVPLMAGRYSGTVLERIWSLSVLVGAGAVTFFAVAWAIGALDKDLIAQLRRRRPAKPVDLSE is encoded by the coding sequence ATGAGCCTCGTCCGCAACGTCGGGACGATCGGAGGGCTCACCGCGCTGAGCCGCGTGTTCGGCTTCGCGCGCGACATGCTGCTCGCCCGCGTCCTGGGTGCGGGCGCGGCGGCGGACGCGTTCCAGCTGGCCTTCATCCTGCCCAACACCTTCCGCCGCCTGTTCGCGGAAGGGGCGTTCTCGGTCGCGTTCGTCCCGATGTATTCGCACCGCCTGCACTCGGAAGAGGGTGAGGCGGCGGCGAACCGCTTCGCCAACGACACGCTGTCTGTATTCGTCTGGGTGCTGCTGGGCTTTTCCGCGCTGGCCATGCTGGCGATGCCGGGGATCGTCTGGCTGCTGGCCCGCGAATATCAGGAAGTGCCGGACAAGTTCGAACTGTCGGTCGATCTTGCGCAGATCACCTTTCCCTATCTGGCGCTGGTCAGCCTGGTGGCGATGCTGTCGGGGCTGCTGAATGCCAAGTCCCGCTTCGCGCCCGGCGCTTTCGTGCCGGTGCTGCTCAATATCGTGCTGATCAGCGGGCTGGGCGCGGGCTATTACATCGGCCATACCGGCGGAAGCGAGGCCGATATCGCCACCGCGCTGGCCATCTCGGTCCCGGTCGCGGGCGTGGTGCAGCTGGCATACATGGCCTGGGCGGTGCGCAAGGCGGGGGTCACGCTGAAGATCACCCGCCCGCATTTCACGCCCGAGGTGAAGCGCTTGGGCATGCTGATCCTGCCCGCCACCTTCGGCGCGGGTATCTACCAGATCAGCCAGTTCGTCGACACGTTCTTCGCCACCAGCCTGCCGCAGGGATCGCTGACGCTGCTCAAGCTGGCGGACAGGCTCAACCAGATGCCGCTGGGCATCGTCGGCATCGCGCTGGGCACGGCGATCCTGCCGATGCTGGCGCGCCACATCCAGACCGGCGACACGCGCGAGGCGCAGCGTCTGCAGGCGAACGCGGTCGAGATGGCGACGCTGCTCACCCTCCCCGCCGCCGTCGCGCTGGCGATCTGCGCGCCGGCCTTTACCACGGCCTTCTTCGTGGGCGGCCGCATGACCCCGACCGACGGTCTGATCATGGGCCAGATCGTGATGGCGCTGGTCGCGGGCCTGCCGTCCTATGTTCTGGTCAAGGTGTTCCAGCCCGCCTTCTTCAGCCGATCGGACACCAAGACGCCGGTGTGGATCGCGGCGGGTGCGCTGGTCATTAATATCGCGATCAATTTCTACGTCGTGCCGCGCTATGGCATCGTCGGGCTGGCTGCGGCGACCGCGATCACCTCCACGCTCAACGTGCTGACGCTCTACACCATCCTGCAGATGCGGGGCTGGTTCCACTTCACCGCCAAGCTGGGCGGACGCATCGCGCGCCAGCTGGTGGCCAGCGCAGTCATGGGCGCGGTGCTGTGGTATCTCGTCCCGCTGATGGCCGGGCGCTATTCCGGCACCGTGCTGGAAAGGATCTGGTCGCTGTCCGTGCTGGTCGGCGCGGGCGCGGTGACCTTTTTCGCGGTGGCATGGGCGATCGGCGCCCTCGACAAGGACCTGATCGCGCAGCTACGGCGCAGGCGACCGGCCAAGCCCGTCGATCTTTCCGAATAA
- a CDS encoding Smr/MutS family protein, protein MRRPPGRRSGRELDEDERRAWAHLAATVTPMRGRKRPAVPDKAPPAPAPTARPAPQLQPPRAQRPIAPPPPPVLGEGGGGLDRGWERKLGRGTVDPDFTLDLHGHTLDAAYRRLEAGMTQAIAQGARVLLVVAGKPRPVDAADRSNRRGAIRAKLLDWLAAGRHAGHIAAIRKAHPRHGGAGALYIIMKRPRPGG, encoded by the coding sequence GTGAGGCGCCCCCCGGGCAGACGATCGGGCCGCGAACTGGACGAGGATGAGCGGCGGGCATGGGCGCATCTTGCCGCGACGGTCACGCCGATGCGGGGACGCAAGAGGCCTGCGGTGCCGGACAAGGCGCCGCCTGCGCCCGCTCCCACGGCCAGGCCCGCACCGCAACTGCAGCCGCCCCGCGCGCAGAGGCCGATCGCGCCTCCCCCTCCGCCCGTGCTGGGCGAGGGCGGCGGCGGGCTGGACCGCGGGTGGGAGCGCAAGCTAGGGCGCGGTACGGTCGACCCCGATTTCACGCTCGACCTGCATGGCCATACGCTCGACGCCGCCTATCGCAGGCTTGAGGCGGGAATGACGCAGGCCATCGCGCAGGGCGCGCGGGTGCTGCTGGTGGTCGCGGGCAAGCCCCGGCCCGTCGATGCGGCCGACCGCAGCAACCGGCGCGGCGCGATTCGCGCAAAGCTGCTCGACTGGCTGGCCGCCGGGCGCCACGCGGGCCATATCGCCGCGATCCGCAAGGCGCATCCGCGCCATGGCGGGGCGGGCGCGCTCTACATCATCATGAAGCGCCCGCGCCCGGGCGGCTGA
- the secB gene encoding protein-export chaperone SecB, with protein MADEGNILTDLGNGATDGNGSDTQPTIGLISQYVKDLSVENPNAPKSYQWGDQPQLDVQFNIQSNQIDGEVHEVALKVTCTAKAPQGTAYIVEATYCGLIGIRNVPEAQSHAFLFAEAPRILFPFLRRVVADAVRDAGYAPLLLDPIDFAGLYQQQMEQRRRENTQPPAGDA; from the coding sequence ATGGCCGACGAAGGCAATATCCTGACCGATCTTGGTAATGGCGCGACCGATGGCAATGGCAGCGACACGCAGCCGACCATCGGGCTGATCTCGCAATATGTGAAGGATCTCTCGGTCGAGAATCCGAACGCGCCCAAAAGCTACCAGTGGGGCGACCAGCCGCAGCTGGACGTGCAGTTCAACATCCAGTCGAACCAGATCGACGGCGAGGTGCATGAGGTCGCGCTGAAAGTCACCTGCACCGCCAAGGCGCCGCAGGGCACCGCCTATATCGTCGAGGCGACCTATTGCGGCCTGATCGGCATCCGCAACGTGCCCGAGGCGCAGAGCCACGCGTTCCTGTTCGCCGAGGCGCCGCGCATATTGTTCCCCTTCCTGCGCCGCGTCGTCGCCGACGCCGTGCGCGATGCGGGCTATGCGCCGCTGCTGCTCGACCCTATCGACTTCGCGGGCCTCTACCAGCAGCAGATGGAACAGCGCCGCCGCGAGAATACCCAGCCTCCCGCCGGCGACGCCTGA